A genomic region of Methanobacterium sp. contains the following coding sequences:
- a CDS encoding ATP-binding cassette domain-containing protein → MSFIELENVTKTFKGVDVLKNLNIIINEGTVLGILGRSGAGKSVLINMLRGMKEYKPDSGKIFYNIALCHECFFVDAPSK, encoded by the coding sequence ATGTCTTTTATAGAATTGGAAAATGTCACTAAAACTTTCAAAGGCGTAGATGTTTTAAAAAATTTGAATATCATCATAAATGAAGGCACTGTACTTGGTATTTTAGGTAGAAGCGGTGCTGGAAAATCTGTTTTAATAAACATGCTCCGTGGAATGAAAGAATACAAGCCAGACAGCGGTAAAATATTTTATAACATTGCGCTGTGTCATGAATGTTTTTTTGTGGATGCTCCTTCGAAAG
- a CDS encoding tRNA-dihydrouridine synthase: MAGITDGNFCKKIAGQGFDIVTIGGYNLDKETIAAGQRIIQRGRPEFDIKEENIISAIKKEAALIKKSWNGSVSANLRSTSPENIVKISKLPEIDVVEINAHCRQAEITDIGCGQALLYEPEILYDYTKKVVKSAESKVSVKIRANIKNVDDIEISKVIQEAGSDFLHVDAMKPGYDYADYDLIKSIKKNTEIFLIGNNSICDLESARKMVSAGADGISIARAAMNGKIPFDLSRINSEKLSP, from the coding sequence ATGGCTGGAATAACAGATGGAAATTTCTGCAAAAAAATAGCAGGTCAGGGCTTTGATATAGTGACGATAGGCGGCTACAACTTAGATAAAGAAACAATAGCCGCCGGCCAGAGAATTATTCAAAGAGGAAGGCCAGAATTTGATATAAAGGAAGAAAATATAATCTCAGCCATCAAAAAAGAGGCAGCTTTAATCAAAAAATCATGGAATGGTAGTGTATCTGCAAATCTGCGTTCTACATCTCCGGAAAATATAGTTAAAATATCAAAACTACCTGAAATCGACGTGGTGGAGATTAATGCACACTGCAGACAGGCAGAAATAACTGATATAGGCTGTGGACAGGCGCTTCTATATGAACCTGAAATCTTATATGATTATACAAAAAAAGTAGTTAAAAGTGCAGAAAGCAAAGTATCAGTCAAGATCAGGGCAAATATTAAAAATGTCGACGATATAGAAATTTCAAAGGTCATTCAGGAAGCGGGATCGGATTTTCTGCACGTAGATGCCATGAAACCCGGATACGATTATGCAGATTATGATTTAATAAAATCGATCAAAAAAAACACTGAAATATTTTTAATAGGTAACAATTCTATCTGTGACCTGGAATCTGCACGAAAAATGGTCTCTGCTGGTGCAGATGGAATCTCAATAGCAAGGGCAGCAATGAATGGAAAGATACCATTTGATCTTTCCAGAATAAACTCTGAAAAATTAAGTCCTTAA
- a CDS encoding GTP cyclohydrolase IIa produces the protein MIQMTLIQIDNYGPWTVTPAPRAEADLQILQAELYADLQRQFAAGGGLVFFTRFDNMLAITNGVDVEDHLRIQKSIGNRYPITVSMGVGTAETPYEAQRKATSALQNYGGAQSEDRTEILAIDGLVNKEDSSVQIAHIDINGITDSLTDIIPAYDTSFIVNRVQHFLMKKLIKKGSLLFFIGGDNFMSPCNGLKPEGILKIIEEIEDETNIALKAGVGKAPTAEKAANLADLALEEIRGGFTYDLVHVMKE, from the coding sequence ATGATACAGATGACTTTAATTCAAATTGATAATTACGGTCCATGGACTGTTACACCCGCTCCAAGGGCTGAAGCAGACCTTCAAATTTTACAGGCTGAACTTTATGCTGATCTGCAAAGACAATTCGCTGCAGGAGGCGGACTTGTTTTCTTTACTCGTTTTGATAACATGCTTGCAATCACTAACGGGGTGGATGTGGAAGACCATTTAAGAATTCAAAAGTCAATTGGTAACAGATACCCTATAACTGTGAGTATGGGTGTGGGGACAGCTGAAACTCCCTATGAAGCTCAAAGAAAAGCCACATCAGCATTACAAAACTACGGCGGGGCACAATCAGAAGATAGAACTGAAATTCTGGCGATAGATGGTCTGGTGAATAAAGAGGACAGTTCTGTTCAAATTGCCCATATTGATATAAACGGAATCACAGATTCCTTAACTGATATTATTCCAGCTTATGATACTTCTTTTATTGTAAATAGAGTCCAACACTTTTTAATGAAAAAGCTAATTAAAAAAGGATCGCTTTTATTTTTCATAGGCGGGGATAATTTCATGTCACCATGTAATGGGCTGAAGCCAGAGGGAATTTTAAAGATAATTGAAGAAATTGAAGATGAAACTAACATAGCACTTAAGGCAGGGGTGGGAAAGGCTCCTACTGCTGAAAAAGCTGCTAATTTAGCAGACCTTGCTCTTGAAGAGATAAGGGGAGGTTTCACTTACGATCTTGTCCATGTAATGAAGGAGTGA
- the cofD gene encoding 2-phospho-L-lactate transferase, with protein sequence MISVLSGGTGTPKLIQGIVKIVDPCDLNIIVNTVENTYISGNYIAPDIDTVMYTLAGIINEDTWYGIKDDTFITHETLKKIGQDEILRIGDRDRAIKIQKTMLMKKYPLSQVVDIQRKNLGIKSRIIPMSNEESYIRIITDEGEMSFHKFLVEKRGMPEVLDVIFNEVEPSEDLINTIESSDMVIIGPSNPVTSIGPIISMKGITKALKNVYVVAVSPIIGEKPVSGPAGKFMNARGIEVSSRGVAALYHKFLDSFIIDVEDIESREEIEKLISEVRVTNTNMKTINDKVNLASCIFGEIV encoded by the coding sequence ATGATATCAGTACTTTCTGGAGGGACTGGAACTCCAAAGTTAATTCAGGGAATTGTGAAAATAGTTGATCCTTGTGACTTAAACATAATTGTAAATACTGTGGAAAATACATATATATCCGGAAACTATATAGCTCCGGACATAGACACGGTGATGTATACCCTTGCAGGAATTATTAATGAGGATACATGGTATGGTATCAAGGATGATACATTTATAACCCATGAAACATTAAAAAAAATCGGGCAAGATGAAATATTAAGAATTGGAGACAGAGATCGGGCCATAAAAATTCAAAAAACAATGCTGATGAAGAAATATCCTCTCTCTCAGGTTGTGGATATTCAAAGAAAAAATTTAGGCATTAAATCAAGGATCATTCCCATGAGCAATGAGGAGTCATATATCAGGATCATAACAGATGAAGGAGAAATGAGTTTCCACAAATTTCTGGTTGAAAAAAGGGGGATGCCAGAAGTTCTGGATGTTATATTTAATGAGGTGGAACCTTCAGAAGATTTAATCAATACCATTGAATCTTCAGACATGGTAATAATAGGGCCATCAAATCCTGTAACATCTATAGGTCCTATAATTTCAATGAAAGGAATTACAAAAGCGCTTAAAAACGTTTATGTTGTTGCAGTTTCACCTATTATTGGCGAAAAACCTGTAAGCGGGCCTGCAGGAAAGTTCATGAATGCAAGGGGTATTGAAGTGTCAAGCAGGGGAGTTGCAGCGCTTTACCATAAATTTTTAGACAGTTTTATTATAGATGTTGAGGATATTGAATCCAGGGAAGAAATAGAAAAACTAATATCAGAGGTCAGGGTAACAAATACAAACATGAAGACCATCAATGATAAGGTAAATTTAGCAAGTTGTATTTTTGGTGAAATTGTATGA
- a CDS encoding coenzyme F420-0:L-glutamate ligase — protein MEIRVIGIENIPLVDEGDDIAALILNAMTVESIEVQDADIIVVAETVISKAEGNKINLGSIEPSLKALSIAKKTGKEPELVEAIILQSNKIIAVGPDFIISETKHGFVCANAGIDESNAENGIATPIPDNPDKSAEIIRKKIEEETGKEVVVIISDTQGRAFREGAIGTAVGISGMDPLWNRKGEKDLYGRKLQTTNIAVADELAAAASILMGQADEGIPVVIIRGVSYVSKLKNNNATSKDLIRPEKYDVFR, from the coding sequence ATGGAAATAAGGGTTATTGGAATTGAAAACATTCCTCTTGTGGATGAAGGGGATGATATTGCCGCATTGATATTAAATGCCATGACAGTGGAAAGTATTGAAGTTCAGGATGCAGATATCATCGTTGTTGCAGAAACAGTAATATCCAAGGCAGAAGGAAACAAAATTAACCTTGGATCCATTGAACCCAGTTTAAAAGCATTGTCCATTGCAAAAAAAACTGGAAAGGAACCTGAACTTGTGGAGGCTATTATCCTCCAGTCAAATAAGATAATAGCAGTGGGTCCTGATTTTATAATTTCTGAAACAAAACATGGATTTGTATGTGCAAATGCAGGAATAGACGAATCAAATGCGGAAAATGGAATTGCAACTCCAATTCCAGATAATCCAGATAAAAGTGCCGAAATTATAAGGAAAAAAATAGAAGAAGAGACTGGAAAAGAAGTCGTTGTTATAATATCTGATACTCAAGGGAGAGCATTTAGAGAGGGTGCTATTGGAACTGCTGTTGGAATATCTGGCATGGATCCACTGTGGAATAGGAAAGGAGAAAAAGATTTATACGGAAGGAAACTTCAAACTACAAATATTGCAGTTGCAGATGAATTAGCAGCAGCAGCATCTATTTTAATGGGCCAGGCTGATGAAGGAATTCCTGTTGTTATAATAAGAGGGGTCAGTTACGTTTCAAAGCTAAAAAATAATAATGCAACCTCTAAAGATTTGATAAGGCCTGAAAAATATGATGTATTCCGATGA
- a CDS encoding IMP cyclohydrolase translates to MYLGRILAVGSTKMGNFVAYRVSSRSFPNRMVKTFEDRAAILPEEGHERDVFKNPYIAYNCIKIVDDVAVVSNGSHTDIIAGKIASGMNIRDSIALTLLAMDYEKDDFNTPRIAGATTLGGDSYIGIVTPEDLIVEKVKPDEACYISTYEHTRPNFVEFICSDAEDAARFIYDGGKFREFTNPVTSVAAFADKKWEISSI, encoded by the coding sequence ATGTATCTTGGAAGAATATTAGCAGTGGGAAGTACTAAGATGGGGAATTTCGTTGCCTACAGAGTTTCAAGCAGGTCTTTTCCAAACAGAATGGTAAAAACATTTGAAGATAGGGCAGCAATACTACCTGAAGAAGGACACGAGAGAGATGTTTTTAAAAACCCTTATATTGCTTATAATTGTATAAAAATAGTTGATGATGTTGCAGTTGTCTCAAATGGATCCCATACAGATATAATCGCCGGAAAAATAGCTTCAGGAATGAATATCCGTGATTCAATCGCTTTAACATTACTTGCCATGGACTATGAAAAAGATGATTTCAACACCCCCAGAATTGCAGGAGCCACAACATTAGGCGGGGATTCATATATAGGAATAGTTACTCCCGAAGATTTAATAGTGGAAAAAGTTAAACCAGACGAAGCCTGCTATATTTCAACATATGAGCATACACGACCTAATTTCGTTGAATTTATATGCAGTGATGCAGAAGACGCTGCCAGATTCATATATGATGGCGGAAAATTTAGGGAATTCACAAACCCTGTAACTTCAGTGGCTGCATTTGCAGATAAAAAATGGGAAATCAGTTCAATATAA
- a CDS encoding biopolymer transporter ExbD, giving the protein MSIDVNKYRNKLRGSNPRFNMVPFIDVVFTILIFLMVTSSFGAADQTQSVSGKPQVDQQSSGPSEYYLIPVAGLKKVTVNGIDMSTHIRNGAIAVHTTVIDEGEMIIRPKNGEIIITIPSGFPVDRAVRASA; this is encoded by the coding sequence ATGAGCATTGACGTTAACAAGTATAGAAATAAATTAAGAGGTAGTAATCCCCGTTTTAACATGGTTCCATTCATTGATGTTGTTTTTACTATTCTCATATTTTTAATGGTTACAAGCAGCTTTGGGGCTGCGGATCAAACCCAGTCGGTTTCTGGAAAGCCTCAAGTCGATCAGCAAAGCAGTGGCCCATCTGAGTATTATTTAATCCCGGTTGCAGGTCTAAAAAAGGTAACAGTTAATGGAATAGACATGTCTACTCATATAAGGAATGGTGCGATTGCAGTTCATACAACTGTGATTGATGAGGGTGAGATGATAATACGGCCTAAAAATGGGGAGATTATTATAACTATACCTTCAGGATTCCCTGTAGACAGGGCAGTAAGGGCTTCAGCATAG
- a CDS encoding MotA/TolQ/ExbB proton channel family protein — translation MIFEFFSAAFNTILEMFKSGGIITYIITIIGLYGFLASVEKILYLRKISEVSPPFIMGTVKEAMEKGGSLEALRSIGKYQNPISKIISEALKIGYRNKTEVEDAMERVFIVEMGRMTRGMGTIKMIIEIAPLLGLIGTVLGMWYTFKALGVDANPTAMAEGIYIALITTIAGLTVAIVLLPLHSNITNRIEDEIDKIEIAKKMTNWMSAVMRIKVAVDPELAVEALRESEGIVKVKEIEDEDANVMVGFKPSMLEKSIPNIILEKCNTRAEIVESKLMQ, via the coding sequence ATGATTTTCGAGTTTTTTAGCGCTGCCTTTAATACTATACTGGAAATGTTTAAAAGTGGAGGGATTATAACTTATATAATCACTATTATAGGTTTATACGGCTTTTTAGCGTCAGTAGAGAAAATATTATATTTACGTAAGATATCTGAGGTATCTCCACCTTTTATTATGGGAACGGTTAAGGAAGCTATGGAAAAAGGAGGATCTCTTGAAGCGCTGCGTTCAATAGGAAAGTATCAAAATCCAATTTCAAAAATTATTTCTGAAGCTTTAAAAATTGGATACAGAAACAAAACAGAAGTTGAAGATGCAATGGAACGTGTTTTCATTGTGGAAATGGGAAGAATGACCAGAGGTATGGGTACAATTAAAATGATAATTGAAATTGCTCCTTTACTGGGGTTAATTGGAACTGTTCTTGGTATGTGGTACACCTTTAAAGCGCTGGGGGTGGACGCTAATCCTACAGCAATGGCTGAAGGTATTTACATAGCTTTAATTACTACAATAGCCGGACTTACAGTGGCAATAGTTTTATTACCTCTTCATTCAAACATAACAAATAGAATAGAGGATGAAATTGATAAAATAGAAATCGCAAAGAAAATGACCAACTGGATGTCTGCAGTAATGAGAATAAAAGTTGCTGTAGATCCAGAACTTGCTGTGGAGGCGCTCAGGGAATCTGAAGGAATTGTTAAAGTTAAAGAAATTGAAGATGAAGATGCAAATGTAATGGTAGGCTTCAAACCCAGCATGCTTGAAAAAAGTATTCCCAACATTATACTTGAAAAATGCAATACCAGAGCAGAAATCGTGGAAAGCAAGCTGATGCAGTAA
- the rnhB gene encoding ribonuclease HII — MKVIGIDEAGRGPVIGPLVVGGVAAREEELEKIEKLQLKDSKRLTPGKRKVMARRIKRIAECHIISIQAKDIDNLRAKGINLNEIEKIAIKKVIAAADPDVAYIDCLDIKPQRFCDEMENFREGLKVIAEHKAEDKYTIVAAASIIAKVERDMEIEKLKKKYRDIGSGYPSDPETIAFLKRYSYEKLPDFVRKSWATVKKKEK; from the coding sequence ATGAAAGTAATAGGAATAGATGAGGCTGGAAGAGGGCCAGTAATAGGGCCACTTGTTGTAGGAGGAGTTGCAGCCCGAGAAGAAGAACTGGAAAAGATAGAAAAACTCCAGTTAAAGGATTCTAAACGGTTAACTCCTGGAAAACGGAAGGTAATGGCAAGAAGAATAAAAAGAATAGCAGAATGCCATATAATATCCATACAGGCTAAAGACATTGATAATTTGAGAGCTAAAGGTATTAATCTGAACGAAATTGAAAAAATAGCCATTAAAAAGGTCATTGCAGCGGCAGATCCTGATGTAGCTTATATAGATTGTCTGGATATCAAGCCCCAGAGATTTTGCGATGAAATGGAAAATTTTAGAGAAGGCCTTAAAGTCATAGCTGAGCATAAAGCCGAGGATAAATATACAATCGTTGCAGCAGCTTCTATTATTGCCAAGGTTGAACGCGACATGGAAATTGAAAAATTGAAAAAAAAGTACAGAGATATAGGATCAGGATATCCAAGCGATCCTGAAACAATTGCATTTTTAAAGAGATATTCCTATGAAAAATTACCTGATTTTGTCAGAAAATCATGGGCCACCGTAAAGAAAAAGGAAAAGTAA
- a CDS encoding rod shape-determining protein has protein sequence MSLFGRKKEEEIRKEGMANTLGIDLGTLNTVVAKPSGDKFDLYKIPSVVAVKKEDTSYVLAVGNDAKSMLGRTPEDIIAVRPLRKGVIENVAQAEALLIYAMDKGAGESMDHIDRIVIGIPGDASEVEKNAVEEIGRKAGASYVLVISEGLAAAIGAGLPIAEASGTMVIDVGAGSSDIVVISLGGITDIETVRLGGDNIDENIVDKVKEMYRVEIGIHEAEKAKIEVGMVNSDAGSEIEKTTVIGKDMETNKPKEVEIDSKLVADAAEPVVAKLIEALAVILERMSPELISGVYRETVVVGGTSQLRGLKERIYNEVGIPVEISDDPMTVVAKGAAIVAAEPRALEPEVRLKAMK, from the coding sequence ATGAGTCTTTTTGGAAGAAAAAAAGAAGAGGAAATAAGGAAGGAAGGAATGGCCAATACACTGGGAATTGATTTAGGTACACTTAATACTGTTGTTGCAAAACCATCAGGAGATAAATTTGATCTTTATAAAATACCATCTGTAGTAGCTGTAAAAAAAGAAGACACATCTTATGTACTTGCAGTGGGTAACGACGCAAAATCCATGCTTGGAAGAACTCCTGAAGATATTATAGCTGTAAGACCGCTTAGAAAGGGAGTGATAGAAAATGTAGCTCAGGCAGAAGCACTTCTCATCTATGCAATGGATAAAGGGGCAGGAGAGTCCATGGATCATATTGATAGGATTGTTATAGGTATTCCCGGAGATGCATCAGAGGTTGAAAAGAACGCCGTCGAAGAAATTGGTAGAAAAGCAGGGGCCAGTTATGTTTTAGTTATAAGTGAAGGGCTTGCAGCAGCTATAGGTGCAGGATTACCAATTGCAGAAGCATCAGGTACCATGGTAATTGACGTCGGTGCAGGATCAAGTGATATCGTGGTTATTTCCCTTGGTGGAATTACAGATATTGAAACAGTAAGGCTTGGTGGAGATAATATTGATGAAAACATCGTAGATAAGGTAAAGGAAATGTACAGGGTTGAAATAGGAATTCATGAAGCTGAAAAAGCTAAAATAGAAGTAGGGATGGTTAATTCAGATGCAGGCTCTGAAATCGAAAAAACTACAGTTATTGGAAAAGATATGGAAACCAACAAACCTAAAGAGGTAGAAATTGATTCAAAACTTGTTGCAGATGCTGCTGAACCTGTTGTTGCAAAACTCATTGAAGCACTTGCAGTTATACTTGAGCGAATGTCTCCAGAACTCATATCAGGGGTTTACAGAGAAACAGTAGTTGTTGGTGGGACATCACAACTTAGAGGACTAAAAGAAAGGATCTACAACGAAGTAGGCATTCCTGTTGAAATTTCAGACGATCCTATGACTGTAGTAGCTAAAGGGGCTGCCATTGTAGCTGCAGAGCCAAGAGCACTTGAACCAGAAGTGCGTTTAAAAGCGATGAAATAA
- a CDS encoding phosphatidylserine decarboxylase, translating into MFVKGTLKKAGVLLTLAVLPFLFGYFFLSFIIFSIVALTMQFFRDPGRNVPEGKGVIVAPADGRILKGQIDKIEIVEYDDPLMKHILEEGKKGIRVSTFMSPFDVHVNRIPVSGKVVDAIYCPGKFKIAKGDIEKENEKNLVVIDSEFGKFGVIQIAGFVARRIVQYVNVGNEVKIGERLGMIRFGSRVDLILPYENCKLMVEEGDKATAAETIIAKMVN; encoded by the coding sequence ATGTTCGTTAAAGGAACCTTAAAAAAGGCAGGGGTACTCTTAACTTTAGCAGTTTTACCATTCTTGTTTGGATATTTCTTCTTGAGTTTCATTATTTTTTCAATCGTTGCACTTACAATGCAGTTTTTTAGAGATCCAGGAAGAAACGTACCTGAAGGAAAAGGAGTTATAGTGGCTCCAGCAGATGGGAGAATATTAAAGGGACAGATCGATAAGATTGAAATAGTTGAATATGATGATCCTCTAATGAAACACATTTTAGAGGAAGGAAAAAAAGGAATTCGCGTAAGTACATTTATGTCTCCCTTTGATGTCCATGTAAATAGAATTCCAGTTTCAGGAAAAGTTGTAGATGCCATATACTGTCCCGGGAAATTTAAAATTGCAAAAGGAGATATTGAAAAGGAAAATGAGAAGAATCTGGTGGTGATAGATTCTGAATTTGGTAAATTCGGCGTTATTCAAATTGCAGGATTTGTAGCAAGACGTATAGTTCAATATGTAAATGTAGGAAACGAGGTAAAGATTGGGGAGCGTTTAGGAATGATTAGATTTGGATCCAGGGTAGACCTGATACTACCATATGAAAACTGCAAATTAATGGTTGAAGAAGGAGATAAAGCCACAGCAGCAGAAACTATAATTGCAAAAATGGTAAATTAA
- a CDS encoding archaetidylserine synthase, which produces MNIKSYTSIADLVSIANASSGFLSIIMITMDSYALAAKFMLLAVIFDAMDGWVARKLKREDECGFGKNIDSLSDIISFGVAPGMLLYSTGTSFGIFHISIIVALMIVICGILRLSRFNVITDSANERFIGLPIPSTALILGSFYLSGFFRSDLALIIMIVVSLLMISTVEYPKFGSIKTLAAGSILIIATLLPPSISAIVTYFSAKLLFTIMLLYLLAVPVIDLYIRFLRSGPHVR; this is translated from the coding sequence ATGAATATCAAATCTTACACCTCTATTGCAGATTTAGTTTCAATTGCAAATGCATCTTCAGGATTTTTATCAATAATAATGATAACAATGGATAGTTATGCACTTGCCGCCAAATTTATGTTACTTGCAGTTATTTTTGATGCAATGGATGGCTGGGTTGCTAGAAAATTAAAAAGAGAAGATGAATGTGGTTTTGGAAAAAATATTGATTCTCTCTCAGATATTATATCATTTGGAGTAGCTCCAGGAATGCTTTTGTACTCAACAGGCACTTCTTTTGGAATATTCCACATCAGCATCATAGTTGCACTCATGATAGTGATTTGCGGCATATTGAGACTTTCCAGATTCAATGTAATCACAGATTCAGCGAATGAAAGGTTTATTGGGTTACCCATTCCCTCAACTGCCCTGATACTTGGATCCTTTTATCTTTCTGGATTTTTTAGAAGCGACCTGGCACTTATTATCATGATTGTGGTTTCACTGTTAATGATCAGTACAGTAGAATATCCAAAATTTGGGAGTATTAAAACATTGGCTGCAGGGAGCATATTAATTATTGCAACACTTTTACCCCCAAGCATTTCAGCAATTGTGACATATTTTTCCGCAAAGCTTTTATTTACCATTATGCTACTATACTTATTGGCAGTACCAGTTATAGATTTATACATCAGATTCCTGAGAAGTGGTCCACATGTTAGATAA
- a CDS encoding DUF515 domain-containing protein gives MLDKIRGRKDKENKNTPDLRGNNKKKSSSDIGGRLRGMVSRVSGEKGIQKKDEKPSPPQKKIPRPMPKPVVKPEERPRLKPPLKKPERKKPEKKIMGGFGKRIPDDDQRTLVGAAVFAIILIVLVGAGYYFLVYAPYQDALGNAKQTKINEVNTYFTGPLATDPRGIDIRLQIDAAETPEQALAVDVLGPATQAWREYQTQQIEAQKDPYGRVMIVYSASAQKNIILKVADAQKLVNEADASVLSRMQIKTPDTVAIPLIISRLQAAGGLINVGNSVDVYLMNATANQTGLNNTPNISGATVLAILRARDSGVVAANRSRAQNIAINQLIQSSSRSESAASDVEQLLRAAASRDWDEGQVRSTLDAYGWRLSDFERASNLGQLDAQYLILLEVPRENAIFLIQNMNSVIFTVPTQQAPDWMIKELRAIYG, from the coding sequence ATGTTAGATAAAATAAGAGGAAGAAAGGATAAAGAAAATAAAAATACTCCTGATCTTCGCGGAAACAATAAAAAGAAGAGTAGTTCAGATATAGGAGGGCGTCTTAGGGGCATGGTAAGCAGAGTATCCGGGGAAAAGGGGATCCAGAAAAAAGATGAAAAACCATCTCCTCCCCAAAAAAAGATACCAAGACCTATGCCAAAGCCTGTGGTTAAACCAGAAGAAAGACCAAGACTTAAACCTCCCCTAAAAAAGCCGGAGCGTAAAAAACCTGAAAAGAAGATTATGGGTGGTTTTGGAAAGAGGATTCCAGACGACGATCAAAGAACACTTGTAGGTGCAGCAGTTTTTGCCATTATACTTATCGTACTTGTCGGAGCAGGTTATTATTTTTTAGTTTATGCACCATATCAGGATGCTCTTGGAAACGCCAAGCAAACAAAGATCAATGAAGTAAACACCTATTTCACAGGACCTTTAGCAACAGATCCCCGAGGAATAGACATTAGACTTCAAATAGATGCTGCAGAAACACCAGAACAGGCTCTTGCTGTTGATGTACTTGGCCCTGCAACACAGGCCTGGAGAGAATATCAAACACAACAAATTGAAGCTCAAAAAGACCCCTATGGTAGAGTTATGATAGTTTATTCTGCAAGTGCTCAAAAAAATATAATACTGAAAGTTGCAGATGCCCAGAAATTAGTAAACGAAGCAGATGCCAGCGTTCTATCCAGGATGCAGATAAAAACCCCTGACACTGTAGCTATCCCACTGATCATTTCAAGGTTACAGGCTGCAGGCGGCCTTATTAATGTTGGAAACTCGGTTGATGTATATTTAATGAATGCAACAGCAAACCAAACAGGTTTAAATAACACTCCAAACATAAGCGGGGCCACTGTACTTGCAATTCTAAGAGCCAGGGACAGCGGTGTGGTTGCAGCTAATAGATCACGTGCCCAGAACATTGCAATTAATCAGTTGATTCAGAGCAGTTCACGCAGTGAATCAGCAGCAAGTGACGTTGAACAGTTACTAAGAGCTGCTGCTTCCAGAGATTGGGATGAAGGCCAGGTAAGATCCACATTAGATGCTTATGGCTGGAGACTATCAGACTTTGAAAGGGCTTCAAATCTCGGACAACTCGATGCACAGTACCTAATATTACTTGAAGTTCCAAGAGAAAACGCAATATTCCTTATACAAAATATGAACAGTGTGATATTCACAGTTCCAACACAACAAGCTCCTGACTGGATGATAAAAGAACTTAGAGCAATATATGGATAA
- a CDS encoding class E sortase, with protein MKLTTVFIIAGMIIISLYFLVEVSYHATAETKIDTNQTNVPYLEIPSIEIHQNINNKSIDYGIYHEPASSRPGVGTVILFGHRTFYGSPFLNLDRLKKGDNITLSWPGIGNVEYRVVKSYVVPASYRISVEQGKTLFLITCYPLGSTKERLIIQADQTRIYPFNHANNKSSSNTPVPYSLLFISLFLGLGLILTYFYPVKDDKIIVLIATIALTIFLIYAYLFPIPPNNITSKISNINSWFQF; from the coding sequence ATGAAATTGACCACAGTTTTCATTATTGCAGGGATGATAATAATATCCCTCTATTTTTTAGTTGAAGTAAGTTACCACGCAACTGCAGAGACTAAAATCGATACCAACCAAACTAATGTTCCTTATTTAGAAATTCCGTCAATTGAAATTCATCAAAACATTAACAACAAATCCATTGATTATGGTATTTATCACGAACCTGCATCATCCAGACCAGGGGTGGGAACAGTTATTTTATTTGGCCATAGAACATTTTATGGATCCCCTTTTCTAAATCTTGACAGGCTGAAAAAGGGAGATAACATAACATTATCCTGGCCAGGCATAGGAAATGTGGAATACAGGGTCGTTAAATCATATGTGGTGCCTGCATCTTATCGTATATCTGTAGAACAGGGTAAAACATTATTTTTAATTACATGCTATCCACTTGGATCAACAAAGGAAAGATTGATTATTCAGGCTGATCAGACCCGTATATATCCATTTAACCATGCAAATAATAAATCCAGTTCAAATACACCAGTTCCTTATTCACTCCTGTTTATAAGCCTATTTTTAGGTTTAGGATTAATTTTAACCTATTTCTACCCGGTTAAAGATGATAAAATAATTGTATTAATAGCCACAATTGCACTTACAATATTTTTAATTTATGCATACCTGTTTCCCATCCCCCCCAATAACATAACTTCTAAGATATCCAATATTAACTCATGGTTTCAATTTTAA